A window of Rufibacter sp. LB8 contains these coding sequences:
- a CDS encoding T9SS type A sorting domain-containing protein codes for MSVPGGTYTLQGDLVQEGGTFSIGASTITIQQNWTKAPGAIFDAGTSTISFIGNTSQPIPSATFNHLIINKGASSPIAPAGNVTVNADLDIRSGILNLGNYTINRSAAGGRFMMGSAATLSLEGSNFPTSYNNYMLDKASTVIYQGSTAQGINGVTYGNLKISNGGTNAKQLLAATMVGGNLTIDNGASLNGNGQTLTLQGDFNQNGTFSAGTAYSEGTLVLATNGGTQKSLLGNITLNNWLLEEGASYKIVDGDITIKGDFTNQGSVDALNRSIFFEGDFLNTGILKSSGNTVFAGTRLQNIQLQAPLQGSLPHPSIPNLAVPPTVEFAGNVAPLFNSTMVPTFGKLTISNTDIAGIRASVGWTVNLDFNVSAGAKFIGGPYTHNFYTSINNNGTILSTGTLIFSPIALAGLQAYPLNFGASSTSFRSTGTLQIGGAQKVALIGTLPTSFTRLVLENTHEDGVSMAALIGSEVRVTDDLIIAANATLHAATKKYVLDGNLVNNGVLNALGADITFTSKKAELGQTTEPAIFSGSGTSTVNNLTVATGAHLSITHDIVTIFGDFTHNGTSFDGSTAEFKFKGTGASSIIAANNEPVSIQHLHVAKTGAGTLTLETPLNAVTSLMIESGTLDAKSQPITTISDTEFPTSPLFSINDGGTFRIASAAMPVFASHLFAANSTVVYEGINQTIKGVQYGNLELLKAGTKTFDGESAQIAGTFTIDPAAVLILPTVMEYNGAVSQGIAALNYKTLVISNTGAKTLQAGTTGIAGAFIRENSTSIDASAVNVTVEYNGANTQEVLPINYYNLKLSNGSLKTFSGTTGIAADFTMTDGASADLLTQENTIDFNGARAQNIPGLAYSNLTSSAEGIKTLQGPITVKKQLLVSKGEIRTGNTKITLGEAEGSIIESETAFVTGTVETSRTLTQSRETFGNLGITITNAATGLTKVSRLTGTAVGVNATSIKRSFIVTPTGVNSGLAAIVEIDYLTHELNGVPEEKLAFYTSSNGIQWLMQPRSKSTFETTENTATLSEVTSLNRFALADLEVPLPVKLISFTGKVQNNGTLLNWKTASEKDNDFFEVERSTDGKNFQMIGKVKGNGTTTVEMGYSFLDAASVNGTVYYRLRQVDFDGKFEHTKIISVKSKAVAIQVEAKVYPNPTTDGVQLQFSGITSGKAVIKMYSAMGTLVSTQQVMIGSDEKIDLSTLAAGTYLLRISGDGFTTMVRVVKH; via the coding sequence TTGTCTGTACCGGGCGGCACCTATACATTGCAGGGTGACCTTGTGCAGGAGGGCGGTACGTTTAGCATAGGAGCCTCTACCATCACTATTCAGCAAAACTGGACCAAAGCTCCCGGAGCCATCTTTGATGCCGGCACTAGCACTATTTCCTTTATTGGGAACACCAGCCAACCTATACCCTCGGCCACCTTCAACCATCTTATTATTAACAAAGGCGCTTCCTCTCCTATAGCCCCGGCCGGTAATGTTACGGTTAACGCTGATTTAGATATTAGAAGCGGTATTTTAAACTTAGGAAACTACACCATAAACCGAAGTGCCGCCGGGGGCAGGTTCATGATGGGTAGTGCCGCCACACTGAGCCTGGAGGGTTCTAATTTCCCGACTAGCTATAATAACTATATGTTGGATAAGGCCAGCACTGTTATTTACCAAGGTTCTACCGCACAGGGCATAAATGGAGTAACGTATGGCAATCTAAAAATCTCCAACGGCGGCACAAATGCCAAGCAGTTACTGGCGGCCACTATGGTAGGCGGCAATTTAACCATTGACAATGGAGCAAGCCTTAACGGAAACGGCCAAACCCTTACTTTACAGGGTGATTTCAACCAGAATGGCACATTTTCAGCAGGTACTGCTTATTCAGAAGGCACTTTGGTACTGGCAACCAATGGAGGCACACAGAAATCTTTGTTAGGCAACATCACCTTGAACAACTGGCTATTAGAGGAAGGCGCTTCCTATAAAATTGTCGATGGCGACATTACAATAAAGGGGGATTTCACCAACCAAGGGAGTGTTGATGCGCTTAACCGCAGCATCTTCTTTGAAGGAGACTTCCTGAACACGGGCATCCTTAAAAGCAGCGGCAATACCGTTTTTGCTGGCACCCGCCTGCAAAATATTCAGCTGCAAGCCCCTCTCCAAGGCTCTTTGCCACACCCTTCTATTCCTAATTTAGCAGTGCCTCCTACTGTAGAGTTTGCTGGCAATGTGGCTCCGTTGTTCAATTCTACAATGGTTCCTACTTTTGGCAAATTGACCATTAGTAATACTGATATTGCCGGCATACGCGCAAGTGTGGGCTGGACGGTAAACCTAGATTTTAACGTATCCGCCGGCGCAAAATTTATTGGAGGCCCCTACACCCACAATTTTTATACTTCTATTAACAATAACGGCACCATTCTAAGCACTGGCACTCTTATTTTCAGTCCAATAGCCCTGGCTGGGCTGCAGGCTTATCCATTAAACTTCGGGGCATCATCTACCTCTTTCCGGAGCACTGGAACCTTGCAAATTGGAGGGGCGCAGAAAGTGGCATTAATAGGCACCCTTCCTACTTCCTTTACCCGTTTGGTTTTGGAAAACACGCATGAAGATGGTGTTTCTATGGCAGCTTTAATAGGTTCAGAAGTCCGTGTAACAGATGACTTAATTATTGCTGCTAACGCTACGCTTCACGCTGCCACTAAAAAGTATGTATTAGATGGCAACTTGGTGAACAATGGAGTTTTAAACGCCCTTGGTGCTGACATAACATTCACCTCTAAGAAAGCTGAATTAGGCCAAACCACAGAACCCGCCATTTTCAGCGGCTCGGGCACTTCCACTGTTAACAACCTTACCGTTGCTACAGGTGCCCATTTAAGCATAACCCATGATATTGTAACCATCTTTGGAGACTTCACCCATAACGGCACTTCATTTGATGGCTCTACAGCAGAGTTTAAATTCAAAGGCACGGGAGCTTCCAGCATTATAGCAGCCAACAATGAACCTGTTAGCATACAGCATTTACATGTAGCCAAAACCGGGGCAGGAACTCTTACCTTAGAAACTCCACTTAACGCGGTGACAAGCCTGATGATTGAGTCAGGGACGCTAGATGCTAAAAGTCAACCCATAACCACAATTAGTGATACTGAATTTCCTACTTCTCCTTTATTCTCCATCAATGACGGAGGCACCTTCCGGATAGCAAGCGCAGCCATGCCTGTTTTTGCCTCCCATCTATTTGCTGCAAACAGTACGGTGGTTTATGAAGGCATTAACCAGACTATAAAAGGTGTGCAATATGGCAATTTAGAGTTATTGAAAGCCGGCACCAAAACCTTTGATGGTGAAAGCGCCCAGATAGCAGGCACTTTCACAATTGACCCAGCAGCTGTTCTTATTTTACCAACTGTAATGGAATACAATGGTGCTGTCTCTCAAGGCATAGCAGCACTTAATTACAAAACGTTAGTAATTAGTAATACTGGCGCTAAAACATTACAGGCAGGCACCACTGGCATAGCAGGGGCTTTTATCAGAGAAAACTCAACATCTATTGATGCGTCTGCGGTGAATGTGACAGTAGAGTATAATGGTGCAAATACCCAAGAGGTTTTGCCTATTAACTACTATAATTTAAAATTAAGCAACGGAAGCCTAAAAACGTTTTCGGGTACTACAGGCATTGCGGCAGACTTTACAATGACAGATGGCGCTTCAGCTGATCTTCTGACCCAAGAAAACACCATAGATTTTAACGGTGCCCGTGCTCAGAATATTCCGGGTTTAGCGTACAGTAACCTGACTTCTTCCGCAGAGGGCATCAAAACCTTGCAGGGCCCGATTACAGTAAAAAAGCAATTATTGGTGTCCAAAGGTGAGATAAGAACCGGCAACACTAAAATCACATTAGGCGAAGCCGAAGGATCCATCATTGAAAGCGAAACCGCCTTTGTCACCGGCACAGTAGAGACATCACGCACGCTCACCCAAAGCAGAGAAACTTTCGGGAATCTGGGAATTACCATTACCAATGCGGCAACCGGTCTTACCAAGGTGTCACGGTTAACGGGTACCGCCGTGGGCGTCAATGCTACCAGTATAAAACGAAGCTTTATAGTAACACCAACCGGGGTTAACTCTGGGCTAGCTGCCATAGTAGAGATAGACTACCTTACGCATGAACTAAACGGTGTTCCTGAAGAAAAACTGGCTTTCTATACGTCCTCCAATGGCATACAATGGTTAATGCAGCCTAGAAGCAAATCAACGTTTGAAACTACTGAAAACACAGCTACTCTTTCTGAAGTAACCAGCTTAAACCGGTTTGCGCTGGCCGACCTGGAAGTGCCATTACCGGTGAAACTGATCAGCTTTACTGGTAAGGTACAGAATAACGGCACGCTGCTGAACTGGAAAACAGCCTCAGAGAAAGACAATGACTTCTTTGAGGTGGAGCGCAGCACAGACGGCAAGAACTTCCAAATGATTGGCAAAGTGAAAGGCAACGGCACCACCACCGTTGAGATGGGCTACAGCTTCTTAGATGCTGCTTCGGTCAACGGTACGGTGTACTACAGATTGCGCCAGGTGGACTTTGACGGCAAGTTTGAGCACACCAAGATCATCTCTGTCAAGTCAAAAGCGGTAGCCATTCAAGTGGAAGCCAAAGTATATCCCAACCCCACCACAGACGGGGTGCAGCTGCAGTTTTCTGGCATTACTTCTGGCAAAGCAGTCATCAAGATGTACTCCGCCATGGGCACACTCGTCAGTACCCAACAGGTTATGATTGGCTCAGATGAAAAAATTGACCTGAGCACATTAGCCGCAGGCACGTACCTTCTCAGAATTTCGGGCGATGGTTTTACAACTATGGTACGCGTAGTGAAACACTAG
- a CDS encoding MoxR family ATPase, with protein MQTEEISYQEKIREHQLKIKQVFREMGKVVVGQQYMVNRLLIGLFTNGHILLEGVPGLAKTLTINTLAKVLHLNFQRIQFTPDLLPSDLVGTMIYNQSSSAFEVKKGPIFANLVLADEVNRSPAKVQSALLEAMQEKQVTIGEKTYRLDLPFLVLATQNPVEQEGTYPLPEAQVDRFMMKVYVDYLSKQDELEVMRRMSNLSYSSTVNTVLTKQDIFDIRNEINQVQISETLERYIIELVFATRHPADYDLPDYAQYLQYGVSPRASIALNLAAKATAFFEERDYVLPEDIKEIASDVLSHRVILNYEAEADNVKTKDFVEAILRKVPIS; from the coding sequence ATGCAGACCGAGGAAATCTCTTACCAGGAAAAGATTCGCGAACATCAGCTCAAGATAAAGCAGGTGTTCAGGGAGATGGGCAAAGTGGTGGTAGGGCAGCAGTACATGGTCAACCGCCTCTTGATTGGCTTGTTCACCAACGGCCACATTCTGCTGGAAGGTGTGCCGGGTTTGGCCAAGACGCTCACCATCAATACCTTGGCCAAGGTGTTGCACCTCAATTTCCAGCGCATACAGTTCACCCCAGACTTGCTGCCCTCAGACTTGGTGGGCACCATGATCTATAACCAGAGTTCCAGCGCGTTTGAGGTCAAGAAAGGCCCCATCTTCGCCAATTTGGTCCTGGCCGATGAAGTGAACCGCTCGCCCGCCAAGGTGCAGAGCGCGCTGCTGGAGGCCATGCAGGAAAAACAGGTGACCATTGGCGAGAAAACCTACCGCCTGGATTTGCCATTCCTGGTGCTGGCCACGCAGAATCCCGTGGAGCAGGAGGGAACCTACCCGCTGCCCGAAGCCCAGGTGGACCGGTTCATGATGAAAGTCTACGTAGATTACCTCTCCAAGCAAGACGAATTGGAAGTGATGCGCCGCATGTCTAACCTGTCTTACAGCAGCACCGTGAACACCGTGCTCACCAAACAAGACATCTTTGACATCAGAAACGAAATCAACCAGGTGCAGATCTCTGAAACCCTGGAACGCTATATTATTGAGTTGGTGTTCGCCACGCGGCACCCGGCAGACTATGACTTGCCAGATTACGCGCAGTACCTGCAATACGGTGTGTCGCCTAGGGCCAGTATTGCCCTGAATTTGGCCGCTAAAGCCACCGCCTTCTTTGAGGAACGGGACTACGTGCTCCCCGAAGACATCAAAGAAATTGCCTCAGACGTGCTCAGTCACCGCGTGATCCTGAACTATGAAGCTGAAGCCGACAACGTGAAAACCAAGGACTTCGTGGAAGCCATCTTGCGCAAGGTGCCCATCAGTTAA
- a CDS encoding T9SS C-terminal target domain-containing protein, with translation MKRLQQLAFLFALTFAGFSCSDDDDAVETATGEQFTMTEASGVVTVEGSSEENVTFMANKKYLLKGFVYVKPGATLTIQPGTIIKGDKTSMATLVIERGARIMAQGTAQAPIVFTSNQPKGSRNAGDWGGIIILGAAPTNLPSANAKIEGGVDRAYGGTTAADNSGVLSYVRIEFPGIAFQPDNEINGLTLGGVGSGTQIDHVQVSFCGDDSYEMFGGTVNAKYLIAYKTVDDMFDTDNGFSGNFQYLLGISDPNVADASGSNGFESDGDAQGSDNTPKTSAVFSNVSLFGPNATGNTTFNTNFKRAMHIRRNSNISIHNSLFAGWPVGLLLDGTKSQANATAGTLKIQNTYIAGTIAANALTKESGSTYDVATWFNAAGKNNMVVANNSDLGIAGSFTQAGAPNFTVGAQLLTGASFTGLPAFFTSTGTNIGAFANGQDWTAGWANWDPKNTDY, from the coding sequence ATGAAAAGATTACAACAACTTGCCTTCCTGTTCGCGCTCACCTTTGCCGGCTTCTCCTGCTCAGATGACGATGACGCGGTAGAAACCGCCACCGGCGAACAATTCACTATGACTGAAGCCAGCGGCGTAGTTACCGTGGAAGGTTCCTCTGAGGAAAACGTCACCTTTATGGCCAACAAAAAGTACCTGTTGAAAGGCTTTGTGTACGTGAAGCCCGGTGCCACCCTCACCATTCAGCCGGGCACCATTATCAAAGGCGATAAAACATCTATGGCCACGCTAGTGATTGAACGCGGCGCGAGGATCATGGCCCAAGGCACTGCCCAGGCTCCAATTGTCTTCACGTCTAACCAACCCAAAGGCAGCCGCAACGCCGGTGACTGGGGCGGCATCATCATCTTGGGCGCCGCGCCTACCAACCTGCCCAGCGCCAATGCCAAGATTGAAGGTGGCGTAGACCGCGCCTACGGCGGAACCACTGCGGCAGACAACTCAGGCGTACTGAGCTACGTGCGCATTGAGTTTCCGGGTATTGCCTTTCAGCCAGACAATGAAATCAACGGCCTGACTTTGGGCGGCGTGGGCAGTGGCACCCAGATTGACCACGTGCAGGTATCTTTCTGCGGCGATGACTCTTATGAAATGTTTGGCGGTACGGTGAACGCCAAGTACCTGATTGCCTACAAAACCGTGGATGATATGTTTGATACAGACAATGGTTTTTCGGGCAACTTCCAGTATTTGCTGGGTATCTCTGACCCCAACGTGGCAGATGCTTCTGGTTCCAACGGTTTTGAGTCTGACGGTGACGCCCAGGGTTCTGACAACACGCCCAAGACATCGGCGGTGTTTTCTAACGTGAGCTTGTTCGGACCAAATGCTACCGGCAACACCACGTTCAACACCAACTTCAAGCGCGCCATGCACATCAGAAGAAACAGCAACATCTCCATCCACAACTCGCTGTTTGCGGGCTGGCCAGTGGGCTTATTGCTAGACGGCACCAAATCTCAGGCCAACGCCACGGCCGGTACGCTTAAAATCCAGAACACTTATATAGCTGGCACCATTGCCGCCAATGCGCTTACCAAAGAATCTGGCAGCACCTATGACGTGGCCACCTGGTTCAATGCCGCCGGTAAGAACAACATGGTAGTCGCCAACAACAGTGACCTGGGCATTGCCGGTTCTTTCACGCAGGCAGGCGCTCCTAACTTCACGGTTGGCGCTCAACTGCTGACTGGTGCGTCTTTCACGGGCTTGCCCGCCTTCTTCACCAGCACCGGCACCAACATAGGCGCTTTCGCCAATGGCCAGGACTGGACCGCGGGCTGGGCCAACTGGGACCCGAAAAACACTGATTACTAA